The Myxococcota bacterium region CTGACCCTCTTCAGTGTAGAGCCACGCGCCCTCGGCGCGCGCGATGCGCAGCGGGGTCGCACCGGGGCGCGCCGCGAAGGAGAAGCGGCGCGCGCGCTCGGCGTCCATCAGGCCAGGCCCACGAGCTTCGCGCTCTCGTCCCAGAGCTTCTGCGCCACGCCGGTGTCGAGCGCCGCCCGGTCGGGTGCCTTCTCGCGGCCGGACACGAAGTATTTCCCCGTGACCTTGGCCAGGGCCGGGTCGCTGGCGAGCTGGACGCTCGTGCGCGCGCCCTTCTCGGGGCTCGCGCCGACCAGCCGCATGCCGACGCGCATCCACCAGGCCGCGTCGCGCGCGATCTCGGTGGCGACGCCGCCCGGGTGCAGCGAGTTCGAAGTGACCCGCTCGGGAGACACGCGCCGCGCGAGCTCGTTCGAGAACAGGATGTTGGCGAGCTTCGACTGCCGGTAGGCCGCCATGGCGTTGTAGCGCTGCGGCGCACGAAAGCTCGCGAAATCGATCGCCCCGCCGGCGTGCATCATCGACGCCACGGTGACCACGCGCGCGGGCGCGCTGGCCGTGAGCCGGTCGAGCAGGAGGTTCGTGAGCAGGAAGTGACCCAGGTGATTCACACCGATCTGTTCCTCGAAGCCGTCGGCGGTCTGGCGCAGCGTCGGCGGGAACACGCCCGCGTTGTTCAGCAACACGTCGATGCGCGGGTAGGCGTCGAGCACGGCCCGCGCGCATGCGCGCACCGAGGCCAGGTCGCGCAGGTCGAGCGGCACCACGTCGACGGCCGCGTTGGGCGTGCGCGCGCGGATCTCCGCCCGCGCCGCCTCCGCCTTCCGTGCATCGCGGCACAAGAGCGCGACGCGCGCGCCCTGCGCAGCCAGCTCACTTGCGGTCGCCTTGCCGATGCCGGCGCTCGCGCCGGTGATGAGCACCGTTTTTCCCGTCATTGCCGCGCATGATAGCCTGCCCGAAAGCCCGACCGGAGGTGGCCATGAGACTCGGAGTGTTTCTGCCCTTCGCGACGCCGATCGCCGACGGTGCCTTCCTGCGCGCCGTGGGCGAGGCGGCCGAGAGCGCCGGCTTCGACTCGCTCTGGGTCGCGGAGCACGTGGTGCTGTTCGACGAGTACGCCTCGAAGTACCCGTACTCGGCCGACGGCAAGATCCCCGCGGGCGGCAGCGCCGGCATCCTCGAGCCGTTCGGCGCGCTGACCTATCTGGCCGCCTGCACGAGCCGGATCCGGCTCGGCACCGGCATCTGTCTGGTGCCGCAGCGCAACCCGGTCTACACCGCGAAGGAGGCGGCGAGCGTCGACTGGCTCTCGAACGGGCGGCTCGACCTGGGCGTGGGCGTGGGCTGGCTCGCCGAGGAGTTCCGCGCGGTGGCGGTGCCGTTCGAACGCCGTGGCGAGCGCTGTATCTCGTATCTCCAGGTCATGAAGAGCCTGTGGTGCGACGAAGTCTCCCAGTACAAGGACGAGTTCTACGAGCTGCCCGCCTGCCGCCAGTACCCCAAGCCCGTGCAGAAACCCCATCCGCCGATCCACTTCGGCGGCGAGAGCGACGCCGCGCTGCGGCGCGTGGCGTCGATCGGCCAGGGCTGGTACGGCTTCAACGTGGAGCCCGAGGCGCTGGGCGAGCGCGTGCGCACGCTCGAGAAGTTTCTCGCCCGGCACGGCCGGCGGCGCTCGGACGTGCAGATCACGATCTCGCCCTATCTCAAGGAGATGAACGCGGCCAAGCTCGAGGCGTACAAGCGCGCGGGCGCGGACCAGGTGATCCTGTTCGCGATGGCGCGCGACGCCGCAGGGGCGAAGGCTCGGCTCCACGCGCTCGCCGAGGAGTATCTCCCGCTCGCCCGCAAGCTCCAGTGAGAACCCTCCTTCTGGCCGCGGCAGCGGCGCTGGCGCTTTCGGGCTGCGGCGGGCCGCTGAGCTGGATCCCGGGCGGCCGTCTCGACGGCACGCTCGTCGCGGCGCCCGTGACGGACTGGTCGTTCACCGACGCGGTGCAGAAGATCCAGCTCGAGACGGCGCCCGACGACCCCTATTCGGTGAACGTGTGGTGCGTGGCCCAGGCCGATCACCTGTGGATCACCGCCGGGAGTCACACCAACACCTGGGTCAAGAACTTGATCGCCGACCCGCGCGTGCGCGTGCGCGTCGGCGACCAGATCTACGAGCGGCTCGCGGTGCGAGTCACCGATCCGCTCGAGGCCAAGCTCGTGGTGTCGCTCTACGACAAGAAGTACCACTACGATCGCGACCAGGGCGGCTTTCTCGGCCCGATGCAGTTCCGGCTGGACCCGCGCTGAGCGAGTCAGGAGCGCGACAGCTTCGCGAAGTCGGGCGGCCGCTTCTCGAAGAACGCGCGTACGGCCTCCAGGTTCTCGGGCGAGCCGACGCGCACGCGGAACGCCTCGTCCTCGGCGGCGCGCGCGGCGCGCACCTGGGCGTCGCGCGTCGCGAGCAAGAG contains the following coding sequences:
- a CDS encoding nitroreductase/quinone reductase family protein, producing the protein MRTLLLAAAAALALSGCGGPLSWIPGGRLDGTLVAAPVTDWSFTDAVQKIQLETAPDDPYSVNVWCVAQADHLWITAGSHTNTWVKNLIADPRVRVRVGDQIYERLAVRVTDPLEAKLVVSLYDKKYHYDRDQGGFLGPMQFRLDPR
- a CDS encoding SDR family oxidoreductase, producing the protein MTGKTVLITGASAGIGKATASELAAQGARVALLCRDARKAEAARAEIRARTPNAAVDVVPLDLRDLASVRACARAVLDAYPRIDVLLNNAGVFPPTLRQTADGFEEQIGVNHLGHFLLTNLLLDRLTASAPARVVTVASMMHAGGAIDFASFRAPQRYNAMAAYRQSKLANILFSNELARRVSPERVTSNSLHPGGVATEIARDAAWWMRVGMRLVGASPEKGARTSVQLASDPALAKVTGKYFVSGREKAPDRAALDTGVAQKLWDESAKLVGLA
- a CDS encoding LLM class F420-dependent oxidoreductase, with the translated sequence MRLGVFLPFATPIADGAFLRAVGEAAESAGFDSLWVAEHVVLFDEYASKYPYSADGKIPAGGSAGILEPFGALTYLAACTSRIRLGTGICLVPQRNPVYTAKEAASVDWLSNGRLDLGVGVGWLAEEFRAVAVPFERRGERCISYLQVMKSLWCDEVSQYKDEFYELPACRQYPKPVQKPHPPIHFGGESDAALRRVASIGQGWYGFNVEPEALGERVRTLEKFLARHGRRRSDVQITISPYLKEMNAAKLEAYKRAGADQVILFAMARDAAGAKARLHALAEEYLPLARKLQ